From one Lolium rigidum isolate FL_2022 chromosome 4, APGP_CSIRO_Lrig_0.1, whole genome shotgun sequence genomic stretch:
- the LOC124649239 gene encoding probable esterase KAI2 has protein sequence MRRWCTNAREVVVGEGAVTVVLAHGYGVTQASWDKILPSIAHVNKVLLFDWDFINSVAGADDGEEAEARYTFGRFADDLIALMDEREVRGAVFVGHSMSAMVGCIAAARRPDLFAHLVLLCASPRYIDSEDEGYVGGFEDASIHAMLGAMESNFQAWVKGFVPNAAGSVAVEEHIKHSFLAMDPVVALGVARMIFLGDEREALDVVPTSCTIVQARHDFAAPPVVAEYMQGRMASAGTGVTMEIVESAGHFPQLVASARVADILDGVLLPLHNKGAYDAVGAPVHVASDVEVDGGAIDVMT, from the exons ATGCGGCGGTGGTGCACGAACGCTCGGGAGGTGGTCGTCGGCGAGGGGGCCGTCACGGTGGTGCTCGCCCACGGCTACGGCGTGACCCAGGCGTCCTGGGACAAGATCCTCCCCTCCATCGCCCACGTTAACAAGGTGCTCCTGTTCGACTGGGACTTCATCAACTCCGTCGCCggcgccgacgacggcgaggaagcggaggcgagGTACACGTTCGGCAGGTTCGCGGACGACCTGATCGCGCTGATGGACGAGCGGGAGGTTCGTGGCGCGGTGTTCGTTGGGCACTCCATGTCCGCCATGGTCGGCTGCATCGCCGCAGCAAGGAGGCCGGACCTCTTcgcccacctcgtcctcctctgcGCATCCCCAAG GTACATTGACTCAGAGGATGAAGGGTACGTTGGAGGATTCGAGGATGCATCAATCCATGCCATGTTAGGTGCCATGGAGTCCAACTTCCAAGCATGGGTAAAGGGTTTTGTCCCTAATGCAGCCGGCTCGGTAGCCGTGGAGGAGCACATCAAGCACAGCTTCCTGGCCATGGACCCCGTTGTGGCACTCGGGGTGGCTAGGATGATCTTCCTCGGCGATGAGAGAGAGGCCCTCGATGTCGTTCCCACATCGTGTACAATTGTCCAGGCGCGCCATGACTTCGCAGCACCACCAGTGGTGGCGGAGTACATGCAGGGGAGGATGGCATCTGCGGGCACGGGGGTAACCATGGAGATAGTCGAGTCTGCCGGGCACTTCCCACAGCTCGTCGCGTCTGCTCGTGTGGCTGACATTCTTGACGGCGTGCTGCTTCCCTTACATAACAAGGGTGCCTATGACGCCGTCGGGGCACCTGTGCATGTCGCATCGGATGTGGAGGTCGATGGTGGCGCCATTGATGTCATGACATAG